GGGCCTCCTCGTGCCTTCCCTGGAAGGCGAGGGCATACCCCAGGGCAAAGCGGGCCTCAGGGGAAGGGTCTCCCTGGAGGAGGGCTTCCGCCTGCTGGAAGCGGCCCCCCTCCATGAGGGCCCAGGCCCGGGCCAGGCGGGTTTCCTCCCTCCGTTTCTTACGTGAACCCTTCCCCACGGCTTTAGCTGGTTTTCCCCCATGCTGGCGCATCGGCACGGGGTGGGATCACGCCCGCTCCTGCCCCTCCCCCAGGGCCACCCACTTGAGGGTGGTGAGCTCCATGGGGCCCATGGGGCCGTAGGCGTGGAGCTTAGAGGTGCTGATGCCGATCTCTGCCCCCAGGCCCAGCTCAAAGCCATCGTTGAAGCGGGTGGAAGCGTTCCAGAGGACCAAGGAGGCGTCTACCTCCTCCAGGAAGCGCCAGGCCGCCTTGGGGTCCTCGGTGCAGATGGCCTCGGTGTGCCGGGAGCCAAAGCGGGCGATGTGGGCGAGGGCCTCCTCCAGTGACGAAACCACCTTGACCCTGAGGACGAGGTCCAGGTACTCCCGGTCCCACTCGTCCTCCCGGGCGGGAACCGCCTCCTTGAGATGGGGAAGGGCCCTAGGGCAGGCTCTAAGCTCCACCCCCTTTTCCCGCATGGCCCTTTCCAGCATGGGGAGGAAGGCCTCCGCCACCTCCTCGTGGACCAGAAGGGCCTCGAGGGCGTTGCATACGGCGGGGCGCTGGGTCTTGCCGTTCAGGGCGAGGCGAAGGGCCATACCGAGGTCCGCCCTCCGGTCCACGTAGAGGTGGTTCACCCCCTTGGCGTGGGCGAGGACGGGAACCCAGGCCTCTCTCTGCACGAGCCGGATGAGCTCCTCGCCCCCCCTCGGGATGAGGAGGTCCAGAAGCTCCAGGCGGCACATCTCCAAGATGGCCTCCCGGTCCGTGGTGGGGACGAGGCTCACCGCCTCCTCGGGGAGGCCCGCCGCCCTCAAGGCCTCATGCCACAGGGCCACCAAAGCGCGGTTGGAGCGGAAGGCCTCCTTGCCGCCCCTTAGGAGCATGGCGTTCCCCGCCTTCAAGGCCACGGCCACCGCCTCCACCGTAGCCCCGGGCCTCGCCTCGTAGACGAAGCCGATGAGGCCCAGGGGCACCCGCATCCTCCCCACCCTCAGGCCGTTTGGCCTTTTGGCCAGGCCCTCTATGCGCCCCAGGGGGTCGGGGAGGCGGGCGATCTGGCGGAGGCCCTCGGTGAGGGTTTTGAGGTCCTTCTC
Above is a window of Thermus islandicus DSM 21543 DNA encoding:
- a CDS encoding glutamate-5-semialdehyde dehydrogenase — translated: MTSLQEMAERARRRLAEIAKGNRDGALLAMADLLEARWEEVLRANGEDLEEAERTGLPKAKLDRLALKEKDLKTLTEGLRQIARLPDPLGRIEGLAKRPNGLRVGRMRVPLGLIGFVYEARPGATVEAVAVALKAGNAMLLRGGKEAFRSNRALVALWHEALRAAGLPEEAVSLVPTTDREAILEMCRLELLDLLIPRGGEELIRLVQREAWVPVLAHAKGVNHLYVDRRADLGMALRLALNGKTQRPAVCNALEALLVHEEVAEAFLPMLERAMREKGVELRACPRALPHLKEAVPAREDEWDREYLDLVLRVKVVSSLEEALAHIARFGSRHTEAICTEDPKAAWRFLEEVDASLVLWNASTRFNDGFELGLGAEIGISTSKLHAYGPMGPMELTTLKWVALGEGQERA